A region from the Vicia villosa cultivar HV-30 ecotype Madison, WI linkage group LG3, Vvil1.0, whole genome shotgun sequence genome encodes:
- the LOC131658027 gene encoding uncharacterized protein LOC131658027, with translation MADTKFIAEGGSSHRPPYFNDNNMWSVVENGNYTPMTTATDTVPSVPKIQSQWTKEENDKVLLNSKAQFILSCALSREEYDRIEECTTAKEIWDSLKIHHEGTSHVKEERIDLGVRKFETFEMKEEETIDEMFSRFTVIVNELRSLGKAYTAHERIRKILRCLPKIWRPMVTTISQAKDLKILQVEELIGSLRAHEGILNEDKPQRKGKMIALKTSQNSASQISTSQGTNEEETGFLSEDENDLALISRRIQQMILKRNQNRRSFQPRKDYQKPEIDKSKITCYGCNKLGHFKTECPHKTQRNFSSKKKSMLAQWDDSENSNSEAEDEEANLCLMTNSDSEEVSTPNFCYTCKEIGIMFDNLLEDSNILTQKCLFQREQIHTLKTEKEDLIKSNSKHLETIKELQKAYSYLSLHQKAINEKFKPSSNQDKIKNLESQVETLTKDMTSFVKSTETFQKIMGSQSGVFDKAGLGFKQSENQMIYENFFLPKKNRTKTQIKEKIPLKKKDITKPKCCYCKKTNHFEKHCYFKRKTNVSTNHVSNNKGPKEIWVAKRLLTLHAGMSSNPQEKALVPGQWMLKTYD, from the exons ATGGCTGATACAAAGTTTATAGCTGAAGGAGGATCATCACATAGGCCTCCTTACTTTAATG ATAACAACATGTGGTCTGTGGTTGAAAATGGAAACTACACACCAATGACTACTGCAACAGACACAGTTCCGTCAGTTCCAAAAATTCAGTCACAATGGACAAAAGAAGAAAACGACAAGGTACTACTAAACTCTAAAGctcaatttattttatcatgtgcTCTTAGCAGGGAGGAATACGACCGAATAGAAGAATGCACAACTGCTAAAGAAATCTGGGATTCTCTCAAAATACATCATGAAGGAACAAGCCATGTTAAAGAAGAAAGAATTGATCTAGGAGTTAGGAAATTTGAAACCTTCGAAATGAAGGAAGAAGAAACCATAGATGAAATGTTCTCTAGATTCACGGTAATTGTCAATGAACTAAGATCACTGGGTAAGGCTTATACTGCTCatgaaagaattagaaaaatcttGAGATGTCTTCCGAAAATCTGGAGACCTATGGTAACAACTATCTCACAAGCCAAAGATCTAAAGATTCTACAAGTTGAAGAACTTATAGGATCTCTTCGCGCTCATGAAGGTATCCTCAATGAAGATAAAccacaaagaaaaggaaaaatgatAGCTCTTAAAACTTCTCAAAATTCTGCATCTCAAATTTCCACCTCTCAAGGAACAAATGAAGAAGAAACCGGATTCCTATCTGAAGATGAGAATGATTTGGCGTTAATATCCAGAAGGATTCAACAGATGATATTAAAAAGAAATCAGAACAGAAGATCATTTCAACCCAGGAAAGATTACCAGAAACCAGAGATTGACAAAAGCAAGATTACATGCTATGGATGCAACAAACTTGGACACTTCAAAACAGAATGTCCACACAAAACTCAAAGAAATTTCTCCTCTAAAAAGAAATCTATGCTCGCACAATGGGATGATTCAGAAAACTCTAACTCTGAAGCTGAAGATGAGGAAGCTAACCTATGCTTGATGACCaactctgactctgaagaggtaagTACACCAAACTTCTGTTATACTTGCAAAGAGATAGGAATTATGTTTGATAATCTATTAGAAGATTCAAATATCTTAACTCAGAAATGCTTATTCCAAAGAGAACAAATTCATACTCTTAAAACTGAAAAAGAAGATCTAATAAAATCTAACTCAAAACATTTAGAAACCATTAAGGAGTTACAAAAGGCATACTCATATTTATCATTACATCAAAAAGCTATTAATGAAAAATTCAAACCTTCTAGCAAtcaagataaaattaaaaatcttGAAAGTCAAGTAGAAACTCTCACTAAAGACATGACTTCATTTGTAAAATCTACTGAAACCTTTCAAAAAATAATGGGATCTCAATCAGGAGTTTTTGATAAAGCTGGCTTAGGTTTTAAGCAATCTGAAAATCAAATGATTTATGAGAATTTTTTTCTTCCAAAGAAAAATAGAACTAAGacccaaataaaagaaaaaattccTTTGAAAAAGAAAGACATTACTaaaccaaaatgttgttattgtaaaaaaacaaatcattttgAAAAACATTGTTATTTCAAAAGGAAAACCAATGTATCAACAAATCATGTCTCTAACAATAAAGGACCCAAAGAAATATGGGTAGCTAAAAGGCTACTAACACTTCATGCAGGAATGTCTTCTAACCCTCAAGAAAAAGCCTTGGTACCTGGACAgtggatgctcaagacatatgactga